Below is a genomic region from Gillisia sp. Hel_I_86.
AAAATGGTATTATCTATTTCTCGGGCCCATTTTCCTCCAAGAGCTAAATTTATGATAAGATAAAATGGTTTTTGAAAGATATTATCCCTTCCTTCCCTCTCGGCGTCTTCAATTTTAAAGTAATGGAATGGCTCATCATCTATAAAGTAATTGATGCTTTTTTCGTCCCATTCAATAGTATAAGTATGAAAACCATCTTCAGAATAGGGTATTTTAAAACTCTTTGCTGAAGAATTCAATTTTTTGTTATCCAATTCCGGATAGTGGATAGCTCCATGTATCTCTGTTGGGGATTTTCCAACATGTTCCATGATATCAATTTCCCCACAAGCAGGATATCCGTCCCGATATCTGTTTTCTCCCAGCATCCATATTGCCGGCCACGTTCCATTACCTGTGGGTAATTTTGCTCTTATTTGGATTCTGCCATATTTAAAAAGCTTTTTATCAACAGTAGTTATTCTAGCCGAAGTATATTTAGAACCCTTATAATTTTCTTTTCTTGCTTCAATAACTAAAAGACCTTTTTTAATTTGAATATTTTTAGCTCTGGAAGTATAGTATTGCTCTTCATTATTATGCCCCAAACCTTTCTCGAAATTCCAAATATCGGTATCGATCTTTTTTCCATCAAATTCTTCAGCCCATATTAGACTAAGCTCTTGAGATTGCATAAAAGGGGATATTAATAAAAATAAGTAGATTAATGCTCGCATATATAAATAACTTCAGACTCACTGTTTGCTAAAAGTATGCCATTAAAAGTTATATATTTCTATTGGTCACCATCCAACTCAATTTCATAGTCGCTTATCATTTCCAGCATTACTTTTTCTGAACTCGATAAAGAGGAGGAATTTTCAGATTCTTCCTCTTTTATTTTATTGAAATATGGAACAATAGATCCGTTCTCATAATTTTTGGTAATAAACGGGTGTACATAATAGCTTCTGCAAACTGCTCTGGTGTTGCCCAATCCTTCTGCTGCAGCATCAATAGCTGCTAAAATGGCTTTTGCATTTTCTTTCTCCTTCTCTTTATACCCGATTTCATGAAGTGTTTCAAAGTATATCTTTGAAGCCGCCCAGGTTCTAAAATCTTTGGCAGTAAAACTCGATCCGCTTAAGTCTTGGATATATTTGTTTATCATAGAACTGTCTACAGTTTGTTTCTGGCCATCTTCATCATAGAATTTAAATAGTTCCCATCCTGGAATTTCCTCACATTGATTTATTAGCTTTATCAACTTTTTGTCGGAAACAGGGACTGAATGTTCCTTTCCTTTCTTACCAACAAATTCAAATTTCAGTTTACCCTTTGCAATCTTAACATGTTTTGTTCTTAATGTAGATAGGCCATATGTCTTGTTTTTGGCTGCATAATATTCATTTCCAATTCTTATATGTGTTTCTTCCATTAATCGGATAATTAATGCTAAGATTTTACGCTCGTTCATTTTTGGGTGTTCGAGGTCTTCCTCCACCTTTTTTCTGATCTTGGGTAAGGCATTTCCAAAAGTGATCATTTTAAGGAATTTGGTTTTATTCCGTAATTCAGACCACGTTGGGTGATACATATACTGTTTTCTGCTTTTCTCATCTAAGCCTACTGCCTGTAGATGTCCATTTTCAAGATGGGATATTCTAACGTCTCTCCATGCTGGTGGAAT
It encodes:
- a CDS encoding DNA topoisomerase IB is translated as MTLTPNEVSGLLNDPQQAASIANLIYVSESNLSVLRKKRGRGYTYNRNGKKILAGRELDRYKSLVIPPAWRDVRISHLENGHLQAVGLDEKSRKQYMYHPTWSELRNKTKFLKMITFGNALPKIRKKVEEDLEHPKMNERKILALIIRLMEETHIRIGNEYYAAKNKTYGLSTLRTKHVKIAKGKLKFEFVGKKGKEHSVPVSDKKLIKLINQCEEIPGWELFKFYDEDGQKQTVDSSMINKYIQDLSGSSFTAKDFRTWAASKIYFETLHEIGYKEKEKENAKAILAAIDAAAEGLGNTRAVCRSYYVHPFITKNYENGSIVPYFNKIKEEESENSSSLSSSEKVMLEMISDYEIELDGDQ
- a CDS encoding glycoside hydrolase family 16 protein, whose translation is MQSQELSLIWAEEFDGKKIDTDIWNFEKGLGHNNEEQYYTSRAKNIQIKKGLLVIEARKENYKGSKYTSARITTVDKKLFKYGRIQIRAKLPTGNGTWPAIWMLGENRYRDGYPACGEIDIMEHVGKSPTEIHGAIHYPELDNKKLNSSAKSFKIPYSEDGFHTYTIEWDEKSINYFIDDEPFHYFKIEDAEREGRDNIFQKPFYLIINLALGGKWAREIDNTIFPARFYIDYVRYYK